A genome region from Pseudomonas pergaminensis includes the following:
- the mraY gene encoding phospho-N-acetylmuramoyl-pentapeptide-transferase: MLLLLAEYLQQFHKGFAVFQYLTLRGILGVLTALCLSLFLGPWMIRTLQNLQIGQSVRNDGPQSHLSKSGTPTMGGALILSSIGISTLLWADLHNRYVWVVLLVTLLFGAIGWVDDYRKVIEKNSKGLPSRWKYFWQSVFGLAAAIFLYTTAPSAVETTLIIPMLKDASIPLGIGFVVLTYFVIVGSSNAVNLTDGLDGLAIMPTVMVGGALGIFCYLSGNVKFAEYLLIPYVPGAGELIVFCGALIGAGLGFLWFNTYPAQVFMGDVGALALGAALGTIAVIVRQEIVLFIMGGVFVMETLSVVIQVASFKLTGRRVFRMAPIHHHFELKGWPEPRVIVRFWIITVILVLIGLATLKLR; this comes from the coding sequence ATGCTGCTGCTGCTGGCTGAGTATCTGCAACAGTTCCACAAAGGCTTTGCGGTCTTTCAGTACCTGACCCTGCGCGGGATCCTGGGTGTGCTGACCGCGTTGTGTTTGTCGCTGTTCCTGGGGCCGTGGATGATCCGCACCCTGCAGAACCTGCAAATTGGTCAATCGGTTCGTAATGACGGCCCGCAGTCGCACTTGTCCAAATCCGGCACCCCGACCATGGGCGGCGCGCTGATCCTGTCGTCCATCGGTATCAGCACCTTGCTGTGGGCTGACCTGCACAACCGCTACGTGTGGGTGGTGCTGTTGGTGACCCTGCTGTTCGGCGCCATCGGCTGGGTGGATGACTACCGCAAGGTGATCGAGAAGAACTCCAAGGGCCTGCCAAGCCGCTGGAAGTACTTCTGGCAGTCGGTATTCGGCCTTGCTGCCGCGATCTTCCTTTACACGACCGCGCCGAGCGCAGTGGAAACGACCTTGATCATCCCGATGCTCAAGGACGCCAGCATTCCACTGGGCATCGGCTTTGTGGTGCTGACTTACTTTGTGATCGTCGGTTCCAGCAACGCGGTCAACCTGACTGACGGCCTCGATGGCCTGGCGATCATGCCGACGGTGATGGTGGGCGGCGCGCTCGGCATCTTCTGCTACCTGTCGGGTAACGTGAAGTTCGCCGAGTACCTGCTGATTCCTTACGTACCGGGCGCGGGTGAGTTGATTGTGTTCTGCGGCGCACTGATCGGTGCCGGCCTTGGGTTCCTGTGGTTCAACACTTACCCCGCACAAGTCTTCATGGGTGACGTCGGCGCACTGGCGCTGGGCGCAGCCCTGGGCACCATCGCAGTGATCGTTCGCCAGGAAATCGTGCTGTTCATCATGGGCGGTGTGTTCGTGATGGAAACCCTGTCGGTGGTCATCCAGGTGGCTTCCTTCAAATTGACCGGGCGTCGTGTGTTCCGCATGGCGCCGATTCACCACCACTTTGAACTCAAGGGCTGGCCCGAGCCACGCGTGATCGTCCGCTTCTGGATCATCACCGTGATTCTGGTGCTGATTGGCCTTGCCACCCTGAAACTGAGG